The Pecten maximus chromosome 12, xPecMax1.1, whole genome shotgun sequence genome includes a region encoding these proteins:
- the LOC117338772 gene encoding complement C1q tumor necrosis factor-related protein 2-like isoform X1: MNCVIVLSVVLASLCVGVHTDQLQELRDSLDAIQQQYQSWREDDGRIIRDLQKQIADVRKQNEVTKREVLDVRRKNKFLSKKIDHLKKLYGNLQIKTNIHGRRDAKNDVPLNHGSRWAQYKPSFSLSDHLHIKPVSTQTPDHHPCQPATVESTTSTTPPFVHHWLGFGNPVTATATSTATPAAVHHWLGFGNPVAGPTGLTGGKVSSTQATATTLQQRNTGSPAQLGSTASTNQQGKAGSIAQQYSTPQGVSTCQKGDNGPPGPQGIMGHTGPRGPKGEPGQKGEAATAIISDRVAFYATVTQTIDVRMGMTLTFPNVLTNEGNRYDSNTGIFTCGVSGIYVFSWSTGVGKNDFVNTEIVKNDQMVNMQITTGMSTHEMSTSHTAILSLQDNDRVQVVVYRINPHGSSFILGDASSFSGFLLFSY, translated from the exons ATGAATTGTGTTATTGTCTTGTCCGTTGTATTGGCGAGCCTGTGTGTTGGTGTTCACACTGACCAGTTACAGGAACTGAGAGACAGTCTGGATGCGATCCAGCAGCAGTACCAGTCGTGGCGGGAGGACGACGGGCGAATCATTCGTGATCTTCAAAAACAAATCGCAGACGTTAGAAAACAGAATGAAGTGACGAAGAGAGAAGTTTTGGACGTAAGAAGGAAGAATAAGTTCCTATCAAAAAAGATTGATCATCTAAAAAAGCTTTATGGAAATCTGCAGATAAAAACCAACATTCACGG GAGACGTGATGCAAAGAATGACGTTCCTCTCAATCATGGCTCCAGATGGGCAC AATATAAACCGTCCTTTAGTTTAAGTGACCACTTGCATATTAAACCAGTGtccacacagacaccag ATCATCATCCCTGTCAACCAG CTACTGTTGAAAGCACCACCTCTACTACTCCTCCATTTGTTCATCACTGGTTGGGGTTTGGTAACCCAGTCACAG CTACAGCTACCAGCACTGCCACTCCTGCAGCAGTCCATCACTGGCTGGGGTTCGGTAACCCTGTCGCAG GGCCCACTGGTTTAACTGGAGGAAAAGTGTCTTCAACACAAGCGACTGCCACAACACTGCAACAAAGAAACACGGGGTCACCTGCTCAGCTTGGGAGCACAGCTTCAACAAATCAGCAAGGGAAAGCAGGATCAATAGCACAACAATATAGTACTCCGCAGGGAGTATCAACATGTCAGAAAGGGGATAATGGGCCCCCTGGACCGCAAGGCATCATGGGACATACTGGACCACGAGGACCGAAAGGTGAACCTGGTCAGAAAGGAGAGGCAGCTACCGCAATTATATCAG ATCGTGTTGCTTTCTACGCGACTGTTACCCAGACTATAGATGTAAGAATGGGTATGACGCTTACTTTCCCAAACGTCCTGACGAACGAGGGCAACAGATACGATTCAAACACTGGGATATTCACGTGCGGGGTGTCCGGAATATATGTGTTCTCCTGGTCAACGGGTGTAGGGAAGAATGATTTCGTCAACACAGAAATCGTGAAAAACGACCAAATGGTGAACATGCAGATTACGACAGGCATGTCCACACACGAGATGTCGACCTCCCATACAGCCATCTTGTCGCTTCAGGACAACGACCGCGTACAAGTGGTGGTATACCGGATAAACCCGCATGGCAGTTCTTTCATATTGGGTGACGCTTCCTCGTTTTCGggatttttgttattttcttactaa
- the LOC117338772 gene encoding complement C1q tumor necrosis factor-related protein 2-like isoform X2: MNCVIVLSVVLASLCVGVHTDQLQELRDSLDAIQQQYQSWREDDGRIIRDLQKQIADVRKQNEVTKREVLDVRRKNKFLSKKIDHLKKLYGNLQIKTNIHGRRDAKNDVPLNHGSRWAHHHPCQPATVESTTSTTPPFVHHWLGFGNPVTATATSTATPAAVHHWLGFGNPVAGPTGLTGGKVSSTQATATTLQQRNTGSPAQLGSTASTNQQGKAGSIAQQYSTPQGVSTCQKGDNGPPGPQGIMGHTGPRGPKGEPGQKGEAATAIISDRVAFYATVTQTIDVRMGMTLTFPNVLTNEGNRYDSNTGIFTCGVSGIYVFSWSTGVGKNDFVNTEIVKNDQMVNMQITTGMSTHEMSTSHTAILSLQDNDRVQVVVYRINPHGSSFILGDASSFSGFLLFSY; encoded by the exons ATGAATTGTGTTATTGTCTTGTCCGTTGTATTGGCGAGCCTGTGTGTTGGTGTTCACACTGACCAGTTACAGGAACTGAGAGACAGTCTGGATGCGATCCAGCAGCAGTACCAGTCGTGGCGGGAGGACGACGGGCGAATCATTCGTGATCTTCAAAAACAAATCGCAGACGTTAGAAAACAGAATGAAGTGACGAAGAGAGAAGTTTTGGACGTAAGAAGGAAGAATAAGTTCCTATCAAAAAAGATTGATCATCTAAAAAAGCTTTATGGAAATCTGCAGATAAAAACCAACATTCACGG GAGACGTGATGCAAAGAATGACGTTCCTCTCAATCATGGCTCCAGATGGGCAC ATCATCATCCCTGTCAACCAG CTACTGTTGAAAGCACCACCTCTACTACTCCTCCATTTGTTCATCACTGGTTGGGGTTTGGTAACCCAGTCACAG CTACAGCTACCAGCACTGCCACTCCTGCAGCAGTCCATCACTGGCTGGGGTTCGGTAACCCTGTCGCAG GGCCCACTGGTTTAACTGGAGGAAAAGTGTCTTCAACACAAGCGACTGCCACAACACTGCAACAAAGAAACACGGGGTCACCTGCTCAGCTTGGGAGCACAGCTTCAACAAATCAGCAAGGGAAAGCAGGATCAATAGCACAACAATATAGTACTCCGCAGGGAGTATCAACATGTCAGAAAGGGGATAATGGGCCCCCTGGACCGCAAGGCATCATGGGACATACTGGACCACGAGGACCGAAAGGTGAACCTGGTCAGAAAGGAGAGGCAGCTACCGCAATTATATCAG ATCGTGTTGCTTTCTACGCGACTGTTACCCAGACTATAGATGTAAGAATGGGTATGACGCTTACTTTCCCAAACGTCCTGACGAACGAGGGCAACAGATACGATTCAAACACTGGGATATTCACGTGCGGGGTGTCCGGAATATATGTGTTCTCCTGGTCAACGGGTGTAGGGAAGAATGATTTCGTCAACACAGAAATCGTGAAAAACGACCAAATGGTGAACATGCAGATTACGACAGGCATGTCCACACACGAGATGTCGACCTCCCATACAGCCATCTTGTCGCTTCAGGACAACGACCGCGTACAAGTGGTGGTATACCGGATAAACCCGCATGGCAGTTCTTTCATATTGGGTGACGCTTCCTCGTTTTCGggatttttgttattttcttactaa